GCGTAGCCCTGGCCGAACCAGGCGTCGTGCTCATTGGCGGCGCGTACGTGCGGCACGCCGAAGGCATCTCTGGCGATCGTGATCGCCGCCAGCGGGCCCGGCACGCGCAACTCTCCGTCGCGCCGCGGCATCGCTCCGGCCAGGTCGAGCCGTTCGTGCAGTTGCGTCATCGCGTCCGCCTCCGCGTGGCTGGAGTCTGCCGCCGCATCAATCAACGGATGCGCAGTGGCGATCTCAGCGCCAGCATACGCGCTCAGCCGGCGCTGGCGGGAGGCGCAGCCGCCGCTGCCGCTCGCTCGTGCCGTATGATCGGGCAAGGCGAGCGTCAGGGGAGCCTGGCAGCGAGGGATGAGCGTGCGTTTCCTGCGCCGACACGGCTACGAGCATGACCATGACGACGCGCACGACCGCGGAGTCGCGTCGCCGCGGGCACACGGCCACAGTCACGGCGCGGCCGGCGGCCTCGACCTGCGTACGGCCGAGGGCATCCGCGCCGCGCGCTGGAGCAGCCTGGCGCTGCTGGTCACCGGTGCGATCGAGCTGGTCATCTTTGCCCTCGGGAACAGCGCCGGCCTGCTGGCCGACGCGATGCACAACCTGGGCGACGTGACGACGACGCTCGCGATCTGGGCCGCCTTCACCTTTGCGCGGCGCGAGGCGAACGAACGCTTCCCCTACGGCTACCATCGCGCCGAAGACCTTGCCGGCATGTTTGTGCTGATCGTGATGGTGGCGAGCGGCATCGCCGCGGGCTACGAGTCGCTGCAACACCTGCTGACGGGTTCGCACCCGAGCCACCTGGCGCTCAGCGCCGTGGCGGCGTTCGTCGGCTTCGCCGGCAACGAGCTGACGGCGCAGTACAAGACGCGCGTGGGCCGGCGCATCGGCTCGGTTTCACTGGAGGCGGACGGCGCCCATTCCCGCGTCGACGGGCTGGTCTCGCTGGCGGCGCTGGCGGGTATCGGCGGCGTGGCCGCGGGCTTTGAGCGGGCGGACGGCCTGGCCGGCGTGCTGATCACGCTGGTGATCGCCGGCGTGATCGTCAGCACGGCGCGCGGGGTGATCGGCCGCGGCATGGACGCCGTCGATCCGGCGCTGACCAGCCAGGTACGAAGCGTCGCCGCCGCGGTGCCCGACGTGCTCGACGTGCACGATGTGCGCCTGCGCTGGGCGGGGCGGGCGTTGTTTGTTTCGCTCAGCATCGCCCTGCCGCCGCAGCTGCCGCTGGCGCAGGCGCACGACGCGGCCGAAGCCGTGCGCCATGCCCTGCTGCACCAGGTCGAGGGCGTGCAGGCCGTGGACGTGCACATGGACCCCGCCGCCGAGCACGAGGCCGCGCACAGCCTCACGGCGCACCACGACCGCGATTGAAGCGCCGGCTGTCTATTCGGCCAGGTCGGTGAGCGTGGCGCGGCCGGCCGTGACCAGCGCGTCGGCCGCAAGCAGCAACTCCAGCCCGCGCATGCCGGCGCTGACACCGATCGTCTCGTGCCGCTGTGCGCTGGCGTCGAGGAAGAGGGGATAGCCCTTGCGGGCGCCGAGGGGCGAGACGCCGCCCCGCAGGTAGCCGGTGAGGCGGTGGATCTCCTCCACTTCGACCAGCTCGCAGCGCTTGTTGCCGCTGGCGGCGGCGAGCTTCTTCAGGCTGAGCGTGCCGCTGCCGGGCAGACAGGCGAGCACGACGCCGCCCCGATCGCCGCGCACGACCAGCGTCTTGAAGACGCGGTCCAGCGGTAGGCCGAGCTTGTGCGCCGCCTCGTCCGCGCTCAGCGCCTCCTCTTCGTAGGCGCGCAGCTCGTAGGGCAGCTTCAGTCGCTCCAGGATCTTGACGGCGGCGGTCTTCACCCGCCGAGCGTAGATGGCGGTTTCGCCGGCGGCAAGTGTCCGGCCGCGGACGAAACCTCGCGCAGCCAGGCGGCGAAGGCCGTCATCAGCGGCGTCCAGGGGCGGCCCTCGCGGTTGACCAGGCCGAACTCCGTGGAGGGCGGCGGGCCGGGCAGGCGCAGGGGCGCCAGGCCGTTGAAGGCAAGCTCGCCGGCGTAGGGCGGCACGAAGATGCCGAGCACGCCGAGGCCCGCGCGCGCCGCCAGTACCCGCGCCTGGATGCCGTCCACTTCGAGCGCCACCCGCTGGCCACGCAGGCCGGAGGCGCGCAGCAGCTCGCCGTAGGCCACGGTCTCGGCGTCGCCGATCGGCGCGATGATGATGCCGGCCTCGGCCACCGCGGCGGCGGTGACATCCCGCCGCCGCGCCAGCGGATGGCTCTGGGCCGCGACGAAGACGAAGTCGGCGCGGTGCAGCGGCTCGTACTGCACGCCCGCCGGCAGCCGCCAGTCGAGCACGATCGCCAGGTCCAGCTCGTGCTCCAGCACGGCCCGCGCCAGCCGCATGCTGTGGCCGAAGCGCAGCGAGAGCGCCGCCCGCGGCCGCTTCCGCGCGAAGGGCGCGACCACCCGCTCGAAGAAGAACGGCTGCTCGAAGGCCATGCTGGCGCCGAGCGTGAGCGTGCCGTCCTGCCCGGCCTGGATGTGCTCGATCGCCTGGGCGAGTTGCTCGCCGTCGCGCAGCATCGCCTTCGCCGTGCGAAAGAGCGCCTCGCCCTCCGGCGTCAGGTGCACGGCTCGATCCCGGTAGGTCACCAGGCGGGCGCCCAGCGCGCGCTCCAGTGCCCGCACGTGAAACGAGACCGTGGGCTGCGCCACGTCGAGCTGCGCCGCCGCGGCCGAGTAGCCGCCGCGCTCCACCAGGGTGACGAACACCTGCAGGCGGAAGAGGCTCAATTCACCGAGCACGGCGGCCTCCGGCTGTATCAACAATCCATATGGAAGCATACAGTTGGCCTTCTTGTCATTGATAGCAAAGGGTATAGGGTAGAGGGCAGGGCGGCGTGGCCGCGGCCGGTTGACCGCGCCCGCTGTGTCGCGCGAGCGCGAGTGACGAGTGAGAGGAATCGACGATGGAATCCGCGGATCCGGGCATCTTCCGCATTCAGCCGCACGGACGTCTGCAGGAGTGGGTGGCCGACGAGCAGGGCTATTTCCACGACGAGGGGCTCACGTACGAGTTCGTGGCCGGCGGCTTCTTCGGCAGCACGGGCACGGTGCAGTCGGCCGGCATGCACGGCGCCGAGGTCAAAGACGGCGCCTTCGAGTCGATGGAGGCGGGCCGCGCCTGCGAGGTGAGCGCGGCCTGCCACTGGGCCGTGAACATGGCCTCGTCTGCCGAGCACGGCAAGATGTGGGGGCACGCCTATTCGGTCACGCCGGGCGGCATCTACGTCGCGCCGGAGTCCGCGGTGCGCAAGCCGGGCGACCTGGCGAACGTCGCGATCGGCGTGGGCTACCACTCGGGCAGCCACTTCTCCGCGCTGCAGGCCTTGGAGCGTGTCCTGACGCCGGAGCAGACGAATTTGCGCTTCATCGGCCGGCCCTTCGACCGGCTGAGCCAGTTGCTGGAGCGCGAGATCCCCGCGGCCAACATCTTCGGCGGGCCGCTCTACGTGCTGGAGCAGCAGGGCTTCCGCAAGGTGATCGACACGACCTTCATGATCGGCTTTCTCGTCACGGGCGACGCCACGCAGGAGCAGGTCGGGGCCTATTTCCGCGCCCTGCAACGCGCCCAGCGCGACATCGATTTGGAGCCGGAGCTGTACAAGCACTACTTCCTCAAGGAGCTGCCGGAGCGGTACCACGCCCTGGTGGACGTGAGCGCCTTCGGTCCCGGCGAGCGCATCGTCTTCGAGCCCTACAC
This genomic window from Dehalococcoidia bacterium contains:
- a CDS encoding cation diffusion facilitator family transporter — encoded protein: MSVRFLRRHGYEHDHDDAHDRGVASPRAHGHSHGAAGGLDLRTAEGIRAARWSSLALLVTGAIELVIFALGNSAGLLADAMHNLGDVTTTLAIWAAFTFARREANERFPYGYHRAEDLAGMFVLIVMVASGIAAGYESLQHLLTGSHPSHLALSAVAAFVGFAGNELTAQYKTRVGRRIGSVSLEADGAHSRVDGLVSLAALAGIGGVAAGFERADGLAGVLITLVIAGVIVSTARGVIGRGMDAVDPALTSQVRSVAAAVPDVLDVHDVRLRWAGRALFVSLSIALPPQLPLAQAHDAAEAVRHALLHQVEGVQAVDVHMDPAAEHEAAHSLTAHHDRD
- a CDS encoding LysR family transcriptional regulator, encoding MLGELSLFRLQVFVTLVERGGYSAAAAQLDVAQPTVSFHVRALERALGARLVTYRDRAVHLTPEGEALFRTAKAMLRDGEQLAQAIEHIQAGQDGTLTLGASMAFEQPFFFERVVAPFARKRPRAALSLRFGHSMRLARAVLEHELDLAIVLDWRLPAGVQYEPLHRADFVFVAAQSHPLARRRDVTAAAVAEAGIIIAPIGDAETVAYGELLRASGLRGQRVALEVDGIQARVLAARAGLGVLGIFVPPYAGELAFNGLAPLRLPGPPPSTEFGLVNREGRPWTPLMTAFAAWLREVSSAAGHLPPAKPPSTLGG
- a CDS encoding aminoacyl-tRNA deacylase, giving the protein MKTAAVKILERLKLPYELRAYEEEALSADEAAHKLGLPLDRVFKTLVVRGDRGGVVLACLPGSGTLSLKKLAAASGNKRCELVEVEEIHRLTGYLRGGVSPLGARKGYPLFLDASAQRHETIGVSAGMRGLELLLAADALVTAGRATLTDLAE